From the genome of Hymenobacter cellulosilyticus, one region includes:
- a CDS encoding glycoside hydrolase family 30 protein gives MTATEQGEFIKNHVGPALRAAGLNTKIILYDHNTDRIDYPMAILADPVASQYVDGSAFHLYAGNINALTTVHNAFPTKNVYFTEQWVGGPGNFAADFAWHVNTLVIGATRNWSKNVLEWNLAADQNYGPYTDGGCNTCLGALTINGNSVTRNTAYYTVAHAAKFARPGSVRIDTNVPSSLSNVAFKNPDGKKVLIVQNGSTQSQSFDIQYRGKVVTTALSAGAVGTYVW, from the coding sequence ATGACGGCCACCGAGCAGGGCGAGTTTATCAAAAACCACGTGGGCCCGGCTTTGCGGGCGGCGGGGCTGAACACCAAGATCATCCTCTACGACCACAACACCGACCGGATTGATTACCCCATGGCCATTCTGGCCGACCCGGTTGCCAGCCAGTACGTGGATGGCTCGGCGTTTCACCTCTACGCCGGCAACATCAATGCCCTGACCACGGTGCACAACGCCTTCCCTACCAAGAACGTGTACTTCACCGAGCAGTGGGTGGGCGGCCCCGGCAACTTCGCCGCCGACTTCGCCTGGCACGTCAACACCCTGGTTATCGGGGCTACGCGCAACTGGAGCAAGAACGTGCTGGAGTGGAACCTGGCCGCCGACCAGAACTACGGTCCTTACACCGACGGCGGCTGCAACACCTGCCTGGGTGCTTTGACCATCAACGGCAACAGCGTGACGCGCAACACGGCTTACTACACGGTGGCCCACGCGGCTAAGTTTGCCCGCCCCGGCTCGGTCCGTATCGATACCAACGTGCCCAGCAGCTTGTCGAACGTGGCCTTCAAAAACCCCGACGGCAAGAAGGTTCTCATCGTGCAAAACGGCAGCACCCAGTCGCAGAGCTTCGACATTCAGTACCGTGGCAAGGTGGTAACTACCGCGCTCAGCGCCGGGGCCGTGGGCACCTACGTTTGGTAG
- a CDS encoding glycoside hydrolase family 30 protein, with amino-acid sequence MNFQAPTSSNPTIVVDTTKTYQSIDGFGYTLTGGSAMLINQLNATTKAALLQELFATDNTNIGTSYLRISIGASDLDARPFTYDDLPAGQTDPQLDKFSIAPEKTDLLPILKSILAINPSLKILGSPWSAPAWMKTNGNLKGGSLKPEYYGVYAQYFVKYLKAMQAEGITLDAVTLQNEPLHGATTPAWS; translated from the coding sequence TTGAACTTCCAGGCTCCGACCAGCTCCAACCCGACCATCGTGGTGGATACCACCAAGACCTACCAGTCGATTGACGGGTTCGGCTACACGCTCACGGGCGGCAGCGCCATGCTGATCAACCAGCTGAATGCTACCACCAAAGCGGCCCTGCTGCAGGAGCTTTTCGCCACCGACAACACCAACATCGGCACCAGCTACCTGCGCATCAGCATCGGGGCTTCCGACCTGGACGCGCGGCCCTTTACCTACGACGACCTGCCGGCCGGACAGACCGACCCCCAGCTCGACAAATTCAGCATTGCCCCCGAGAAGACCGACCTGCTTCCGATTCTTAAGAGCATTCTGGCTATCAATCCCAGTCTGAAGATTCTGGGGTCGCCGTGGTCGGCGCCGGCCTGGATGAAAACCAACGGCAACCTGAAAGGCGGCTCCCTGAAGCCCGAGTACTACGGAGTGTATGCCCAGTACTTTGTGAAATACCTTAAAGCCATGCAGGCCGAGGGCATCACGCTCGACGCGGTGACCCTGCAAAACGAGCCCCTGCACGGGGCAACAACCCCAGCATGGTCATGA
- a CDS encoding glycoside hydrolase family 30 beta sandwich domain-containing protein, with the protein MLVVQNDSPAAQTFSVRHQGKAFATTLPAGGVGTYVW; encoded by the coding sequence GTGCTGGTAGTACAGAACGACAGTCCTGCGGCCCAAACCTTTAGCGTACGCCACCAGGGCAAGGCCTTTGCCACTACCCTGCCCGCCGGCGGTGTAGGTACCTACGTCTGGTAG
- a CDS encoding glycoside hydrolase family 30 protein, whose protein sequence is MFRTLSLSASALSLLLVLGLNSGCQRVPQANSASGRGAAFWLTTTDKTSLFQNQAAQPWSDAQPTGAVIDIDEKQTFQPIDGFGYCLTGGSAELLHRMGTTERKALLQELFGTDGNHIGVSYLRLSIGASDLDAQVFSYDDLPAGQTDPQLTKFSLAPDEPHLIPVLKEILAINPKIKILGSPWSPPTWMKTNGESKGGSLKPEFYDAYARYFVKYVQGMKAKGVRIDAITVQNEPLHPGNNPSLLMLAEQQAEFVKKNLGPAFQQAKLDTKIIVYDHNCDKPEYPLTILNDPEAKKYVDGSAFHMYAGQIDALGKVHDAHPDKNVYFTEQWVGSKSKFAENLPWHVRTLIIGATRNWSRTVLEWNLAADPQQNPHTPGGCTECRGALTLDGNNVTREDAYYIIAHASKFARPGSVRIGSTLPDKLPNVAFKAPMATRCW, encoded by the coding sequence ATGTTCCGCACTCTTTCCTTATCCGCCTCTGCCCTTTCCCTGCTGCTGGTGCTGGGCCTGAATTCCGGCTGCCAGCGGGTGCCCCAGGCCAACTCGGCCAGTGGCCGCGGCGCGGCTTTCTGGCTGACGACGACGGATAAAACTTCCCTGTTTCAAAACCAGGCCGCTCAGCCCTGGAGCGACGCCCAGCCAACGGGCGCCGTTATTGACATCGACGAAAAACAGACTTTCCAGCCCATCGACGGCTTCGGCTACTGCCTTACCGGCGGCTCGGCCGAGCTGCTGCACCGCATGGGCACAACGGAGCGCAAGGCCCTGCTGCAGGAGCTTTTCGGCACCGACGGCAACCATATCGGCGTGAGCTACCTCCGCCTGAGCATCGGGGCTTCCGACCTCGATGCACAGGTTTTCAGCTACGACGACCTGCCGGCCGGTCAAACCGACCCCCAGCTTACCAAGTTCAGCCTGGCTCCCGACGAGCCCCACCTGATTCCGGTGCTCAAGGAAATTCTGGCCATCAACCCCAAAATCAAGATTCTGGGCTCCCCCTGGTCGCCGCCCACCTGGATGAAAACCAACGGCGAATCCAAGGGCGGCTCGCTGAAGCCTGAGTTCTACGACGCTTACGCCCGCTACTTCGTGAAGTACGTGCAGGGCATGAAGGCCAAGGGCGTGCGCATCGACGCCATCACGGTACAAAACGAGCCCCTGCACCCCGGCAACAATCCCAGCTTGCTGATGCTGGCTGAGCAGCAGGCCGAGTTCGTGAAAAAGAACCTGGGCCCGGCGTTTCAGCAGGCCAAGCTCGACACGAAAATCATCGTGTACGACCACAACTGCGACAAGCCCGAGTACCCGCTCACCATTCTGAACGACCCCGAAGCCAAGAAGTACGTGGACGGCTCGGCCTTCCACATGTACGCCGGGCAGATTGACGCCCTGGGCAAGGTGCACGACGCCCACCCCGACAAGAACGTGTACTTCACCGAGCAGTGGGTAGGCTCGAAAAGCAAGTTTGCCGAAAACCTGCCCTGGCACGTGCGCACCCTCATCATCGGGGCCACCCGCAACTGGAGCCGCACCGTGCTGGAGTGGAACCTGGCCGCCGACCCGCAGCAGAACCCGCACACGCCCGGCGGATGCACCGAGTGCCGCGGCGCTCTGACCCTGGACGGCAACAACGTGACCCGCGAAGACGCCTACTACATCATTGCCCACGCCAGCAAATTTGCCCGCCCCGGCTCGGTCCGCATCGGCTCAACGCTACCCGACAAGCTACCCAACGTGGCTTTTAAGGCCCCAATGGCGACAAGGTGCTGGTAG
- a CDS encoding RagB/SusD family nutrient uptake outer membrane protein, with translation MKKIFIPVFALMLLGSCNVLDKEPLPTVSPVTFFKTGDDAEAAITAVYDALQGTGLWSQDLIVAGEMPSDNCTSANGDVGPMERLAWTPTTSQVNNIFRDCYIGINRANAVIKYVGGISMPGQRRDEILGEAYFVRGLLYFNLVKLYGGVPLRLEPTESGTPQAVSMPRASAEAVYAQVVSDLTQAAEKAPAAKNNRASRAAASAILARVQLTQRQWSQALAAANAVLANKTYSLNSSFKSLFPANNAAESLFEIQNSGATDGNNILPDLLLPNPPATYSFPKFNIPTQELVQLGLSDPADKRWAAIGPVSGGIDHASYVDGGPGTGNDNGPFVYKWPGNPNAFNSPDNTYVIRLAEVYLTYAEAANELGNPASDVLEKLNAVRRRAGLADFPAAGATKESLRAEIDKQRRLELAFEGERWYDLLRYARHTQADPSARHAKTALDMIEQIRGTRDANYLLFPIPQGELNNNAQISQNPGY, from the coding sequence ATGAAAAAGATATTCATTCCCGTTTTTGCCTTAATGCTGCTGGGTAGCTGCAATGTGCTCGACAAAGAGCCGCTGCCCACCGTGTCTCCCGTTACCTTCTTCAAAACCGGCGACGACGCCGAGGCTGCCATTACGGCCGTCTACGACGCCCTGCAGGGTACCGGCCTCTGGAGCCAGGACCTGATTGTGGCCGGCGAAATGCCTTCCGACAACTGCACCAGTGCCAACGGCGACGTAGGCCCCATGGAGCGCCTAGCTTGGACGCCCACGACCAGCCAGGTCAACAACATCTTCCGCGACTGCTACATCGGTATCAACCGCGCCAACGCCGTTATTAAGTACGTCGGCGGCATCTCGATGCCCGGCCAGCGCCGCGACGAGATTCTGGGCGAGGCCTACTTCGTTCGGGGCCTGCTGTACTTCAACCTGGTGAAACTCTACGGCGGCGTGCCGCTGCGGCTGGAGCCCACCGAAAGCGGCACTCCGCAGGCCGTTTCGATGCCCCGGGCTTCGGCCGAGGCCGTGTATGCCCAGGTAGTGTCGGACCTGACCCAGGCGGCTGAAAAAGCGCCGGCTGCTAAAAACAACCGCGCCAGCCGGGCTGCTGCCAGCGCCATTCTGGCCCGCGTGCAGCTCACCCAGCGCCAGTGGAGCCAGGCTTTGGCTGCCGCCAACGCGGTACTCGCCAACAAGACCTACTCGCTGAACAGCAGCTTCAAGTCGCTGTTCCCGGCCAACAACGCCGCCGAGTCGCTCTTCGAAATCCAGAACTCGGGCGCTACCGACGGCAACAACATCCTGCCCGACCTGCTGCTGCCTAACCCGCCCGCTACCTACTCGTTCCCGAAGTTCAACATCCCAACCCAGGAGCTGGTGCAGCTCGGTTTGTCGGACCCCGCCGATAAGCGCTGGGCGGCCATTGGCCCCGTGTCGGGCGGCATCGACCACGCCAGCTACGTAGACGGCGGCCCCGGCACCGGCAACGACAACGGCCCCTTCGTGTACAAGTGGCCCGGCAACCCCAACGCCTTCAACAGCCCCGACAACACGTATGTCATCCGCTTGGCCGAGGTGTACCTGACCTATGCTGAAGCCGCCAACGAGCTGGGCAACCCGGCTTCCGACGTGCTGGAGAAGCTGAACGCGGTTCGCCGCCGCGCCGGCCTGGCCGACTTCCCGGCCGCCGGAGCCACCAAGGAATCCCTGCGGGCTGAAATCGACAAGCAGCGCCGTCTGGAGCTGGCCTTCGAAGGCGAGCGGTGGTACGATTTGCTGCGCTACGCCCGTCACACCCAGGCCGACCCCTCGGCCCGGCACGCCAAAACGGCCCTGGACATGATTGAGCAAATCCGCGGCACCCGCGACGCAAACTACCTGCTGTTCCCGATTCCGCAGGGAGAACTCAACAACAACGCCCAGATTTCGCAAAATCCTGGGTATTAA
- a CDS encoding SusC/RagA family TonB-linked outer membrane protein, giving the protein MYSAFLVTAPVSGRVVDANGEGMPGVTVVVAGTNLGGATNTNGDYLIPDVPAGAQTLVISSVGYITMRVPITVVDGQPTAVGSTTLSEDVQALKEVVVVGYGTQSRQELTTAVSSVTSKAIERQPVAGFDQALQGQTPGVQVTSPSGAPGAGINVRIRGNNSITMSNSPLYVVDGVPILPTYDRELSIGNQKPNPLNSINPNDIESIDVLKDGAAAAIYGLRASNGVVVITTKRGKVGKPQLGFSMYFGQQQLRKKIDLLNARQFAEYYNEARANASTPLGPAYTDLDNLPANTDWQDEMYRKAAIQSYQLNVSGGTDKTRYYVSGGYFKQDGIILNSGFERFNFRLNLDQQLGNRFRFGTNINLSRTNNNGSVRSEQGLGNSGTVLGALAQIPTVPVYNADGSYALNPFSLSDNPIGNLLETHNNALIYQGLGNVYGEADILDNLKLRTSFGIDFRTQLENQFITREYPGTSRSTPEQNLKGSAATGTNIQNIWLWENTLTYDPKLGDRHRLTLLGGQSVQESNRFTSGASSQGFASNASPYVSAGATRTGTNSYEDEWGLMSYFGRAIYNYDERYLATVSLRADASSKFEGKNKWGYFPAVSAAWRVAKESFFPENRVVSDLKVRGSYGEVGNQEIYTYSRFSTYDTGSNYAGASGSSIVGGIRPGRIGNVDLKWETTKQFNVGLDLGFMQDRATLTFDAYRKRTTDLLYDVPIAPSTGAQNLVVTQNLGEVENKGVEIGLNTTNVQSNEGGFSWTTNVNFTLNRNKLIQLGQQVNEQNVLVDREVIGNNNILRKGQPLGVFYGYVANGIFQSADEIKNSPKQDNAKPGDVRFADINNDNVINDKDRTIIGNPNPKSLAGVTNTFTFKGLELSVFFQGSFGNDIQNLNRQAIESVVGPVNQSTAVLNRWTPTNTNTNIPRASTEDLNQNNRFSTRFVEDGSYVRLKNLTLAYNLPTTLLQKAHFSGLRLYVTGQNLLTWTDYSGYDPEVSSDPFSSTQFGRDFGTYPQARTYTIGLNASF; this is encoded by the coding sequence TTGTACTCTGCGTTTTTAGTAACGGCCCCGGTTAGTGGCCGCGTGGTCGACGCCAACGGCGAAGGCATGCCCGGCGTGACGGTGGTCGTGGCCGGTACCAACCTGGGTGGCGCCACCAACACCAATGGCGACTACCTGATTCCGGACGTACCAGCTGGTGCTCAGACCCTGGTTATTTCGTCGGTGGGCTACATCACCATGCGGGTGCCTATCACGGTAGTCGACGGCCAGCCAACGGCAGTAGGCAGCACCACGCTCAGCGAAGACGTGCAGGCCCTGAAGGAAGTAGTGGTAGTAGGCTACGGCACCCAGTCGCGCCAGGAACTGACCACGGCGGTATCCTCGGTCACTTCCAAAGCCATTGAGCGTCAGCCCGTAGCTGGTTTCGACCAGGCTCTGCAGGGCCAGACCCCGGGCGTACAGGTAACCTCGCCGAGCGGGGCCCCGGGTGCCGGTATCAACGTGCGGATTCGCGGCAATAACTCCATCACTATGAGCAACTCCCCGCTCTACGTGGTTGACGGGGTGCCTATTCTGCCGACCTACGACCGGGAGCTGAGCATCGGCAACCAGAAGCCTAACCCGCTGAACAGCATCAACCCCAACGACATCGAGAGCATCGACGTGCTGAAGGACGGCGCCGCAGCGGCCATTTACGGCCTGCGCGCTTCCAACGGGGTAGTCGTGATTACCACCAAGCGTGGCAAAGTGGGCAAGCCCCAGCTGGGTTTCAGCATGTATTTCGGCCAGCAGCAGCTGCGCAAAAAGATTGACCTGCTCAACGCGCGCCAGTTTGCCGAGTACTACAACGAAGCCCGCGCCAACGCCAGCACTCCGCTCGGGCCGGCCTACACCGACCTGGACAACCTGCCCGCCAACACCGACTGGCAGGATGAAATGTACCGCAAAGCAGCCATTCAGAGCTACCAGCTGAACGTGAGCGGCGGCACCGACAAAACCCGCTACTACGTATCGGGTGGCTACTTCAAGCAGGACGGTATCATCCTCAACTCGGGCTTCGAGCGTTTCAACTTCCGGCTGAACCTGGATCAGCAGCTGGGCAACCGCTTCCGCTTCGGGACCAACATCAACCTGAGCCGCACCAACAACAACGGTAGCGTACGCAGTGAGCAGGGCCTGGGCAACTCTGGCACCGTGCTCGGCGCCCTGGCCCAGATTCCGACCGTGCCGGTGTACAACGCCGACGGCTCCTACGCGCTGAACCCCTTCTCGCTGTCGGACAACCCCATCGGCAACCTGCTGGAAACCCACAACAACGCCCTGATTTACCAAGGGCTGGGCAACGTGTACGGCGAGGCCGACATCCTCGACAACTTGAAGCTTCGCACTTCGTTCGGCATTGACTTCCGGACCCAGCTCGAAAACCAGTTCATTACCCGTGAATATCCCGGCACCTCGCGCTCCACGCCCGAGCAAAACCTGAAAGGCAGCGCCGCCACTGGCACCAATATTCAGAACATCTGGCTGTGGGAAAACACGCTGACCTACGACCCCAAGCTCGGTGACCGTCACCGCCTGACGCTGCTGGGCGGCCAGTCGGTGCAGGAGTCGAACCGCTTCACGTCTGGGGCCTCCTCGCAGGGCTTTGCCTCCAATGCCAGCCCTTACGTCTCGGCCGGCGCTACCCGCACCGGAACCAACAGCTACGAGGATGAGTGGGGCCTGATGAGCTACTTTGGCCGCGCCATCTACAACTACGATGAGCGCTACCTGGCTACCGTCAGCTTGCGGGCCGACGCCTCTTCCAAATTCGAGGGCAAAAACAAGTGGGGCTACTTCCCTGCCGTATCGGCGGCCTGGCGCGTGGCAAAAGAATCGTTCTTCCCCGAGAACCGCGTCGTATCCGACCTTAAAGTCCGCGGTAGCTACGGCGAAGTAGGTAACCAGGAAATCTACACCTACTCCCGCTTCAGCACCTACGACACCGGCTCCAACTACGCCGGCGCCAGCGGCTCGAGCATTGTGGGCGGCATTCGCCCCGGCCGCATCGGCAACGTCGACCTGAAGTGGGAAACCACGAAGCAGTTCAACGTGGGCCTGGACCTGGGCTTCATGCAGGACCGCGCCACGCTGACCTTCGACGCGTACCGCAAGCGCACTACCGACCTGCTGTATGATGTACCGATTGCCCCCAGCACCGGTGCTCAAAACCTGGTTGTAACTCAGAACCTGGGCGAGGTTGAGAACAAAGGCGTTGAAATTGGCCTGAACACGACCAACGTGCAGAGCAACGAGGGCGGCTTTAGCTGGACCACGAACGTAAACTTCACGCTCAACCGCAACAAGCTTATTCAACTGGGTCAGCAAGTCAACGAGCAGAACGTGTTGGTGGACCGGGAGGTAATCGGCAACAACAACATCCTGCGCAAAGGCCAGCCCCTGGGCGTCTTTTACGGCTACGTAGCCAACGGCATTTTCCAGTCGGCCGACGAGATTAAGAACTCGCCCAAGCAGGACAACGCCAAGCCCGGCGACGTGCGCTTTGCCGACATCAACAATGACAACGTCATTAACGATAAGGACCGCACCATCATCGGCAATCCGAATCCAAAGTCCCTTGCTGGCGTAACCAACACGTTCACCTTCAAAGGTCTGGAATTGTCGGTATTCTTCCAGGGCAGCTTCGGCAACGACATTCAGAACCTGAACCGCCAGGCTATTGAAAGCGTCGTAGGCCCGGTAAACCAGAGCACGGCCGTGCTGAACCGCTGGACGCCAACCAACACGAACACCAACATTCCGCGTGCTTCGACCGAGGATCTGAACCAGAACAACCGGTTCTCGACCCGCTTCGTGGAAGACGGCTCCTACGTGCGTCTCAAGAATCTGACGCTGGCCTACAACCTCCCCACTACGCTGCTGCAGAAAGCTCACTTCAGTGGCCTGCGCCTCTACGTGACCGGCCAGAACCTGCTGACCTGGACTGACTACTCGGGCTACGACCCAGAAGTAAGCTCCGACCCCTTCTCCAGCACCCAGTTCGGCCGCGACTTCGGCACCTACCCCCAGGCCCGTACTTACACCATCGGTCTGAACGCCAGCTTCTAA
- a CDS encoding ATP-binding protein: protein MMAWNSARKNRQINHQLALQNAENDKINHQLVEQNEEISQQRNQLEALAEQARADTEAKLRFFTNFSHELRTPLTLILGPVEELLTGSPELSPAQRQDLALVRRNTQRLLQLVNQLLDFRKIEVGKMAVRASESNLVAFVRDIVDAFEKPARLRGVRLRFLAAEPVLVAWFDGNILDKVFFNLLSNALKFTPDQGQITISLQRGDQQTLRVSIADTGRGISDQDRAHIFEWFYQGDQGAVAKGSGMGLALAQGLVRLHQGQLTFSSQPGQGSTFVVTLPQELPEELRSIEPAAPTLLTLDEPEALASELGPGTEVLPQESGSETLVLVIEDNPEVNDFLARKLRADFRVQTATDGHSGFRLATDLIPDLIVCDVMMPGLSGLEVVTQLRADWRTSHIPVVLLTARNAPEQQVEGVQAGADVYLTKPFNPAFLLESVRTLLANRARQREHVRRELSVDTATVPANNPDQKFLQDLTAIVEAGLTKTDLSVEDIARSLSISRMQLYRKVKAVLGTGVTDFIQSLRLTKARELLLNEALTISEVAYELGFSSPSYFSTSFKARYQISPSEFRALHIAPQH, encoded by the coding sequence ATGATGGCCTGGAACTCGGCCCGCAAAAACCGGCAGATCAACCACCAGCTGGCCTTGCAGAACGCCGAGAACGACAAGATCAACCACCAGTTGGTTGAGCAGAACGAGGAAATCAGCCAGCAGCGCAACCAGCTCGAAGCCCTGGCCGAGCAGGCCCGCGCCGACACCGAAGCCAAGCTGCGCTTCTTCACCAACTTCTCCCACGAGCTGCGCACCCCTCTGACCCTGATTCTGGGCCCGGTAGAGGAACTGCTCACCGGCAGCCCCGAGCTGAGCCCAGCCCAGCGTCAGGATTTGGCTTTGGTGCGGCGCAACACCCAGCGCCTTCTGCAGCTGGTGAATCAGCTCCTAGACTTCCGCAAAATCGAGGTGGGCAAAATGGCGGTGCGCGCTTCGGAAAGCAACCTGGTAGCCTTCGTGCGCGACATCGTGGATGCCTTTGAGAAGCCCGCCCGCCTGCGCGGTGTGCGCCTGCGCTTCTTGGCCGCCGAGCCCGTGCTAGTGGCCTGGTTCGACGGTAATATCCTGGACAAGGTTTTCTTCAACCTGCTCAGCAACGCCCTGAAATTCACCCCCGACCAGGGCCAGATTACCATCAGCCTGCAGCGGGGCGACCAGCAGACCCTGCGCGTGAGCATCGCCGATACTGGCCGGGGCATCTCGGACCAAGACCGGGCCCATATCTTCGAGTGGTTTTACCAAGGCGACCAGGGCGCAGTGGCCAAGGGCTCGGGTATGGGCCTGGCCCTGGCCCAAGGGCTGGTACGCCTGCACCAGGGCCAACTTACCTTCAGCAGTCAGCCCGGGCAGGGTAGCACCTTTGTGGTGACCTTGCCCCAGGAGCTGCCCGAGGAGTTGCGGTCCATTGAGCCGGCCGCTCCCACCCTGCTTACCCTGGACGAGCCCGAGGCCCTGGCCTCTGAGTTGGGACCCGGTACGGAGGTGCTGCCTCAGGAAAGCGGGAGCGAAACCCTGGTGCTGGTCATTGAGGATAACCCAGAGGTCAACGACTTTCTGGCCCGCAAGCTGCGCGCAGACTTCCGGGTGCAGACGGCCACCGACGGGCACAGCGGCTTCCGTTTGGCTACCGACCTAATTCCGGACCTGATTGTGTGCGACGTAATGATGCCCGGCCTGAGCGGGCTCGAAGTCGTGACCCAGCTGCGGGCCGACTGGCGCACCAGCCACATTCCGGTGGTGCTGCTTACAGCCCGCAACGCGCCCGAGCAGCAGGTAGAAGGCGTGCAGGCTGGAGCCGACGTGTACCTGACCAAGCCTTTCAACCCGGCCTTTTTGCTGGAGAGTGTGCGCACACTACTGGCCAACCGGGCCCGGCAGCGGGAGCATGTGCGCCGGGAGCTGAGCGTAGATACGGCCACGGTGCCGGCCAATAACCCCGACCAGAAATTCCTGCAGGACCTAACCGCCATTGTGGAAGCGGGCCTGACCAAGACTGACCTAAGCGTTGAGGATATTGCCCGTAGTCTGAGCATCTCCCGCATGCAGCTCTACCGCAAAGTCAAGGCGGTGCTGGGCACGGGTGTCACGGACTTCATTCAGAGCCTGCGCCTGACCAAGGCCCGGGAGCTGCTGCTCAACGAAGCGCTAACGATTTCGGAAGTTGCCTACGAGCTGGGCTTCTCCTCCCCGTCTTACTTCTCTACTAGCTTCAAGGCGCGCTACCAGATTTCGCCCTCCGAGTTTCGGGCCCTGCACATTGCCCCGCAGCACTGA
- a CDS encoding substrate-binding domain-containing protein yields the protein MNRLVFFFLPYLWPALALLTGCAPSESQQPTYRIGFSQCSTAGPWRQAMLDGMKRELSFHPDVELRMLDAHDNSQVQQQQIRELVRGGIDLLIVSPYEAGPVAPAVEEAFRRGVPVVLLDRRTTSPHYTAYVGGDNLEVGQTAARYAARLLNRHGDIIEILGTPGSSATSERHQGFAQGLQQYPNLRVVSQVTGDWTEKKLPALTKALQAHPGVALIFAHNDGMGRAAYEACQQLGLAQKVKIIGVDGLAGKNEGLDLVQRGLETASVLYSPGGEDAIRTALSILHKQPYKRENTLGTIVIDSTNVRTMQQQTDKMLTQQEDIERQQGLLQRLQATYASQQTILYGLLATLLGLPCWG from the coding sequence TTGAATCGACTTGTTTTCTTTTTTCTGCCTTACCTGTGGCCGGCCCTGGCTTTGCTGACCGGCTGTGCCCCGTCGGAAAGCCAGCAGCCGACGTACCGCATCGGGTTTTCGCAGTGCAGCACGGCGGGTCCGTGGCGGCAGGCTATGCTCGACGGGATGAAGCGGGAGCTAAGTTTTCACCCCGACGTGGAGCTGCGTATGCTCGATGCCCACGACAACAGTCAGGTGCAGCAGCAGCAGATCCGGGAGTTGGTGCGGGGCGGTATTGACTTGCTGATTGTGTCGCCTTACGAAGCCGGACCAGTGGCCCCGGCCGTGGAAGAAGCCTTCCGCCGCGGGGTACCCGTCGTATTGCTAGACCGGCGCACCACGTCGCCACATTATACGGCCTACGTGGGGGGCGACAATCTGGAAGTGGGCCAAACAGCGGCCCGCTATGCCGCCCGGCTGCTCAACCGGCACGGCGACATCATCGAAATCCTGGGTACCCCGGGCTCTTCGGCTACTTCGGAGCGCCACCAGGGGTTTGCCCAGGGCCTGCAGCAATATCCCAACCTGCGCGTGGTCAGCCAGGTAACCGGCGACTGGACCGAGAAAAAGCTACCTGCCCTGACCAAGGCCCTACAAGCTCACCCCGGGGTGGCGCTCATCTTTGCCCACAACGACGGGATGGGACGGGCTGCCTACGAGGCTTGCCAACAGCTGGGCCTAGCTCAGAAGGTAAAAATCATTGGGGTAGATGGACTGGCCGGCAAGAACGAAGGCCTCGACCTGGTGCAGCGCGGCTTAGAAACGGCCTCGGTACTGTACTCGCCCGGCGGGGAAGATGCCATTCGGACGGCCCTCAGCATTCTGCACAAACAGCCCTACAAGCGGGAAAACACGCTCGGCACCATCGTCATCGACTCGACCAACGTGCGAACGATGCAGCAGCAGACCGACAAGATGCTGACCCAGCAGGAAGACATTGAGCGGCAGCAGGGCCTGCTCCAGCGCCTTCAGGCTACCTACGCCAGTCAGCAAACGATTCTGTATGGCTTACTGGCTACGCTACTCGGGCTACCGTGCTGGGGATGA
- a CDS encoding MOSC domain-containing protein: MPDALLALSLPLVSVRVGQPETLTAAGPAPRAWTSAIRKAEITGPVWLDGLNLTGDLQADQKNHGGPDQALCVYPGAHYPFWSTQLSQPMLPGSFGENLTLAGDATEHDVCLGDIFRLGEALVQVSQPRSPCYKLGLRWQTPLLPKWLQDSGRTGWYMRVLQPGYVAPTDALELVERPYPAWPLTLVNSVKYEQRENLALAAELLACPALGGQWRRKMQGRVAGTAPLYDDANRLEGPAAT; the protein is encoded by the coding sequence ATGCCTGACGCCCTCCTTGCTTTGTCCTTGCCCCTGGTTTCGGTGCGCGTAGGCCAGCCCGAAACCTTAACTGCTGCCGGGCCCGCGCCCCGCGCCTGGACCTCCGCCATTCGCAAAGCAGAAATTACCGGCCCCGTGTGGCTCGACGGCCTGAACCTGACCGGTGATTTGCAGGCCGACCAGAAAAACCACGGCGGCCCCGATCAGGCTCTGTGCGTGTATCCCGGAGCGCACTACCCGTTCTGGAGCACTCAGCTAAGCCAACCCATGCTGCCCGGCAGCTTCGGCGAAAACCTGACCCTGGCCGGCGACGCCACCGAACACGACGTGTGCCTGGGCGACATTTTCCGGCTGGGTGAGGCCCTGGTGCAGGTTTCCCAGCCCCGCTCTCCTTGCTACAAGCTGGGTTTGCGTTGGCAAACGCCGCTGCTGCCCAAGTGGCTGCAGGACTCGGGCCGCACCGGCTGGTATATGCGCGTGCTGCAGCCCGGCTACGTAGCCCCCACCGACGCGCTGGAACTTGTGGAACGCCCCTACCCCGCCTGGCCCCTGACGCTGGTCAACAGTGTGAAGTATGAGCAGCGCGAAAACCTGGCTTTGGCCGCCGAGCTGCTAGCCTGCCCAGCCTTAGGCGGACAGTGGCGCCGCAAGATGCAGGGCCGGGTGGCCGGCACCGCCCCGCTCTACGACGATGCCAACCGCCTGGAAGGGCCCGCCGCCACCTGA